The DNA region ATGGGCACGGAGATGGATCATCCTGCCATCAGTTCCGAGAGTCTGGCTCTGAACTTTACGAATGAGGGCGGGGCAGGCGGTACGTTCCGGCTGCTCAAGAACATCATGGGTCTGTGGATTTTGCAGGAAAGCATGCGTGAATGGGAACGGAAGGGGCAGGGGATCAGCTACGCGGAATTATTGGGCAAGGCTGAACTTGCACCTGCGTTTGCGAGTTTGTTTGATCCGGATGATGAGCTGTTTATGCCGGCAGGTGATATGACCGCCCGCATACGTCAGTATTGCCGTGATACCGGGCAGGCTGAGCCGAAGGATCAGGGAGCCATTGCCCGATCCATTCTGGAAAGTCTTGCTCTGAAGTATCGAAGAGTACTGGAGTGGACGGAACAGCTGTCCAGACAGTCTTTCAATGGATTGCACATGGTCGGGGGAGGCATCCAAAATCGTTTGTTATGTCAGTGGACGGCCAATTCCATTGGCAAACCGGTATGGGCTGGACCGGCAGAAGGCAGTGCGATCGGGAACATGGCTGTACAATGGATGACAAGCGGGGATTTTAAGGATATATGGGAAGCTCGCAAGGTCATCCGCGATTCCTTCCCGGTTACTGATTATGAGCCAAAAGACAGACCCGTCTGGGAAGAGGCTTACGGCAGATTTCTAAGGTTGACTGTTTCCTCAACATCACAAGCCAGAAATGAGGTGTAACATGCTGGCAGCAGAACGCTATGACCGGATTGTAGAGATGGTTAATATGAAGGGCAGTATGCGGGTATCCGAACTTAGTGAGCTCTGCCGAGTAACAGAAGAGACCATTCGACGTGATCTGGACCGGCTGGAGCAAGCAGGGCGACTTCGTCGTTCTCATGGTGGAGCGGTCAGCGTGAAGGAAGAGCAGCCAGAGATCCCGTACCGCGTGAGGGAGACAACCCATGCGGAGGAAAAGAAAAGGATTGCTCAATCAGCCCTTTCGATGATCTGCCCGGGGGATCGAATTCTGCTGGATGCCAGCACAACAGCAGGTTATATGGCAGCAAATATGCCGGATATGCCTTTGACGGTATTGACCAATTCCATACAGGTAGCTACCGAACTGAGCAGTAGGGAGAAAATCGAAGTCATCTCGACCGGGGGCCAACTGGCCCCTCGCTCGTTATCTTTTGTTGGACCGCTCGCTGAACGTTCGCTGGAAACGTACCATGTTGATAAGTTGTTTCTCTCGTGTAAAGGTGTGCATCTGGAGGGCGGTGGAATCAGTGAATCCAATGAGCTTCAGGCCAGATTGAAGCAGAAAATGGTCGGCATATCCGACCAGGTCATTTTGCTTGCAGATGCCAGCAAATTCGGTGTTCGTGCATTTGCCCGCGTAACCGGGCTGAATGCCGTTCATGCGGTGATCACGGATCAGCCGCTGGAAGGCGAATTAATGGACCGTTTAAACGGCTATGATATCGAGATCACGACCGTTTAAGACCAATAGGGTATTCGATGCTTATATGTGTTATAACAACAATTCATCAGTTATGGGAGCGTGGAATCATGAAAGTCTCCTTGTTCATTACCTGCCTCAGCGATGCCATCTATCCCCGTGTGGGGGAGGCGATGGTCAGATTGCTCGCCGCTCATGGTGTGCGGCTGGATTTCCCGTCCGTGCAGACCTGCTGCGGACAGCCTTCCTACAATAGCGGGTATTGGGATGAGACACGAGTAGCCGCCAAAACGATTTTGGAGGCCTTTGATGACAGTGATTTTGTCGTCTGTCCTTCGGGCTCCTGTACGTATATGATTCATCATTATCCCGAGCTGTTTGCCGATGAACCCCTATGGCTGGAGAAGGCCAAACGTCTGGAGGCGAAAGCCTATGAATTCACCCAGTTTCTCGTTCAGGTGCTTGGGATCACGGATTTGGGTGCGCATTTTCCACATAAGGTTACCTATCACCCCTCCTGTCACGGAAGCCGTTTGTTAGGCGTGAAGGATGAGCCGATGGCCTTACTGTCCGCTGTGAAGGGCTTGGAGTTCGTCCCGCTTCCTTTTGGAGAGGATTGCTGCGGGTTCGGGGGGACATTTGCCATCAAAATGCCGGATATATCCGGTGCCATGGTCACGGAGAAGGTGGATCACATTAAAGAGACGGAGGCCGAAGTATTGGTAGGATTGGATATGGCCTGTCTGATGAATATTGCGGGCAATCTCCGTTATCGGAATGAACCGGTGCGTGTGATGCATTTGGCGGAACTGCTGTATGAGGGGGTGCAAACCGGATGAGTCAGCCGGGTGTAATGGATGTTACCGTGAAGAAACGTGCAGAACTTGCGTTAAATGATGATTTTCTGCGCAAAGCGGTCAAGTTTACGACAGAACGACTGCGTAATGGCAAAAAATCCGCATCAGAGGAACATGGCAACTGGGAAGAATGGCGGGAGCGTGGACGTCAGATTCGTCTGCATACGATTGCCCATCTGGATTATTATTTGAATGAATTCGTCAACAATGCACGCGCGAACGGTGTGCATATTCATTTTGCCGATACTTCGGTGGAGGCAGCGGCGATTGCATTGGATATTGCGGCTCACAAACAGGCTTCAACCGTGGTGAAATCGAAATCAATGGTGTCCGAGGAAGTGCACCTCAACCATGTGTTGGAGTCCGCAGGCATTGAAGCGATTGAGACCGATCTGGGTGAATATATTATCCAGCTGGCAGGTGAAGCCCCGTCTCATATCGTCATTCCGGCCATTCATAAGAACCGTTATCAGATCGCGGAGCTGTTATCGAAGGAAGCGGGCGAAATTCTGGAACCGGACACCACTGTACTTGCCGGATTTGTACGCAAAAAACTTCGCGAGAAGTTTCTCGAAGCAGATATCGGCATGACGGGCTGCAATTTTGCAATTGCGGAGACAGGTTCCATGGTCCTGTTTGAAAATGAAGGCAATGCCCGGATGGTGTCGACCGTGCCAAAGACGCAGATTACCTTAATGGGCATGGAGCGTATCATTCCGTCTTGGGCTGATCTGGAAGTAATGGCAACCCTGCTGCCACGATCTGCGACAGGTCAGAAATTGACGATGTATATGTCAGGCATAACCGGTCCTCGTCGATCAGAGGACGGTGACGGACCGGAAGAAATGCATATTATTATTGTGGACAATGGGCGTTCGCTTCAATTGGGGGACCCTGAATTTCAGGAGTTGCTGAACTGTATTCGCTGCGGAGCCTGTCTGAATGCTTGTCCAGTGTACCGACATATTGGCGGGCATGCTTACGGTGGAACTTACAGCGGACCTATAGGAGCGGTGCTCACGCCTGCCTTAAATGGAAATATCGAGGAATGGAATGATATCGCGGGTGCTTCGAGCCTGTGCGGAGCCTGTTATGAAGCCTGTCCGGTCAAAATCCCGCTGCATGATATGCTCGTATATTTGCGTAGACGCAAGGTAGAAAAGGGCTATGGAAACAAGCTTGAAAGCGCAGGTATGAAAGGTTTTGCGGCGGTTGTATCCAATTCCAAACGGTTCGGTACAGCTATTCGACTCGGACAGATCGGTCAGAAAGCCGTTGTACGCAATAACGGAATTTCACTGAAACTTGGGCCTCTCAAGGGCTGGAACAGTTATCGGGTTGCACCAAGCCTCGCGAAGCGTTCC from Paenibacillus sp. JNUCC-31 includes:
- a CDS encoding LutB/LldF family L-lactate oxidation iron-sulfur protein; translated protein: MSQPGVMDVTVKKRAELALNDDFLRKAVKFTTERLRNGKKSASEEHGNWEEWRERGRQIRLHTIAHLDYYLNEFVNNARANGVHIHFADTSVEAAAIALDIAAHKQASTVVKSKSMVSEEVHLNHVLESAGIEAIETDLGEYIIQLAGEAPSHIVIPAIHKNRYQIAELLSKEAGEILEPDTTVLAGFVRKKLREKFLEADIGMTGCNFAIAETGSMVLFENEGNARMVSTVPKTQITLMGMERIIPSWADLEVMATLLPRSATGQKLTMYMSGITGPRRSEDGDGPEEMHIIIVDNGRSLQLGDPEFQELLNCIRCGACLNACPVYRHIGGHAYGGTYSGPIGAVLTPALNGNIEEWNDIAGASSLCGACYEACPVKIPLHDMLVYLRRRKVEKGYGNKLESAGMKGFAAVVSNSKRFGTAIRLGQIGQKAVVRNNGISLKLGPLKGWNSYRVAPSLAKRSFRQQWNKLDEELNQGQTEMDSSIRNRMEQILREREGGGQHEH
- a CDS encoding (Fe-S)-binding protein encodes the protein MKVSLFITCLSDAIYPRVGEAMVRLLAAHGVRLDFPSVQTCCGQPSYNSGYWDETRVAAKTILEAFDDSDFVVCPSGSCTYMIHHYPELFADEPLWLEKAKRLEAKAYEFTQFLVQVLGITDLGAHFPHKVTYHPSCHGSRLLGVKDEPMALLSAVKGLEFVPLPFGEDCCGFGGTFAIKMPDISGAMVTEKVDHIKETEAEVLVGLDMACLMNIAGNLRYRNEPVRVMHLAELLYEGVQTG
- a CDS encoding DeoR/GlpR family DNA-binding transcription regulator, which produces MLAAERYDRIVEMVNMKGSMRVSELSELCRVTEETIRRDLDRLEQAGRLRRSHGGAVSVKEEQPEIPYRVRETTHAEEKKRIAQSALSMICPGDRILLDASTTAGYMAANMPDMPLTVLTNSIQVATELSSREKIEVISTGGQLAPRSLSFVGPLAERSLETYHVDKLFLSCKGVHLEGGGISESNELQARLKQKMVGISDQVILLADASKFGVRAFARVTGLNAVHAVITDQPLEGELMDRLNGYDIEITTV